A single region of the Terriglobales bacterium genome encodes:
- a CDS encoding urate hydroxylase PuuD encodes MHFFTLALLHSPRIVLPEGFTPSLQILLRWIHLIAGITWVGLLYFFNLVNIPFMKEIDGPTRSKVVPTLMPRALWWFRWASVVTVLAGIWYWMMIVGADARNAHTSGGPAIGTFFTIWTVAFAIEMGVLMAPVEALKKGPVLGTIVGVTVTAAAYLYLALNSHGWESNHLLSIGIGGGIGWFMLLNVWGLLWRAQKKIIRWTNESIANQTAMPAEAAKLARLSFLVSRTNFVLTFPMLFFMAAASHYPIFGA; translated from the coding sequence ATGCATTTTTTTACCCTGGCCCTGTTGCATTCACCGCGAATCGTTTTGCCTGAAGGTTTCACTCCCAGCCTGCAGATCTTGCTGCGCTGGATCCATCTGATCGCCGGCATCACCTGGGTGGGATTGCTCTACTTCTTCAACCTGGTCAACATTCCATTCATGAAAGAGATTGACGGCCCGACCCGATCCAAGGTCGTGCCTACGTTGATGCCGCGGGCGCTGTGGTGGTTCCGCTGGGCTTCGGTGGTGACCGTTCTCGCCGGGATCTGGTATTGGATGATGATCGTCGGCGCCGATGCGCGTAATGCCCACACCAGCGGCGGGCCGGCCATTGGAACATTCTTCACAATCTGGACTGTAGCCTTCGCCATTGAAATGGGGGTACTCATGGCCCCGGTCGAGGCCCTGAAGAAAGGCCCGGTGTTGGGCACAATCGTTGGCGTTACGGTGACGGCAGCAGCGTATCTTTATCTGGCGCTGAACTCTCATGGGTGGGAGAGTAACCATCTGCTCTCCATCGGAATCGGCGGCGGAATTGGCTGGTTCATGTTGCTCAACGTCTGGGGGCTGCTGTGGCGGGCCCAGAAGAAGATCATCCGCTGGACCAACGAGAGCATTGCCAATCAAACCGCCATGCCGGCCGAAGCCGCGAAGCTGGCACGCCTCAGCTTTTTGGTCTCGCGGACCAATTTTGTTCTCACTTTTCCGATGTTGTTTTTCATGGCGGCGGCAAGTCATTATCCAATCTTCGGAGCATGA
- a CDS encoding LacI family DNA-binding transcriptional regulator — protein sequence MKKTKKNRLANGVVSLQDLAEHVGLTKGTISAVLNDSPSARTIPQRTKQRIFAAAQELNYRPNFFARTLRSGRTFTIGVITEEIGDAYGGMVISGIEAFLSQHKYFFLTVAHRHDPHWLQQYLGILLARGVEGLITVDTSLKETLPIPAVAVAGHRRVKGVTNIVLDHAQAAHLALNHLVELGHRDIAFLRGQSFSSDSEDRWRSICDVAQELKIKIRPALAAQLDSGEPSPQVGYRLIKDLLSRGHKFTALFAYNDTSAIGAIRAIREAGLRVPEDISVVGFDDIRDAAYHLPSLTTVRQPLRKMGEIAAQTLVERIEGRKDYPDQIAIEPSLIVRESTAKATPRSG from the coding sequence ATGAAGAAGACCAAAAAGAACCGCCTTGCAAATGGAGTGGTTTCACTTCAAGACTTGGCAGAGCATGTGGGTTTGACCAAAGGAACGATATCTGCCGTTCTCAATGACTCACCGTCGGCCAGGACAATTCCCCAGCGCACCAAGCAGCGGATTTTCGCTGCCGCCCAAGAGCTGAACTACCGGCCTAATTTTTTTGCCCGCACTTTGCGCAGCGGGCGGACGTTCACCATCGGCGTGATTACTGAGGAAATTGGCGACGCCTATGGCGGCATGGTCATCAGCGGTATCGAAGCCTTTCTCAGCCAGCACAAATATTTTTTCTTAACGGTAGCCCACCGCCACGATCCTCACTGGCTGCAGCAGTATTTGGGTATTCTGCTGGCCCGGGGTGTGGAAGGTCTTATCACCGTAGACACAAGCCTCAAGGAAACCTTGCCCATACCTGCGGTTGCCGTCGCTGGACATCGCCGCGTGAAAGGAGTTACCAACATCGTTCTGGACCACGCGCAAGCGGCACACCTGGCGCTGAATCATCTGGTGGAGCTAGGACATCGCGACATTGCCTTTCTTCGTGGGCAATCCTTCAGCTCGGACTCGGAAGACCGCTGGCGCTCCATTTGCGATGTCGCGCAGGAGCTGAAAATCAAAATTCGGCCGGCACTGGCAGCGCAGCTTGACTCTGGCGAACCGTCTCCGCAGGTTGGGTATCGGCTCATCAAGGACTTGCTCTCGCGAGGACATAAATTCACCGCCCTGTTCGCTTACAACGATACCTCCGCTATCGGCGCTATCCGCGCCATTCGCGAGGCAGGGCTGCGTGTGCCTGAAGATATTTCTGTAGTGGGTTTTGACGATATCCGCGACGCTGCCTACCATCTCCCCAGCCTTACCACGGTTCGCCAGCCTCTTCGCAAGATGGGAGAGATTGCGGCACAAACGCTGGTGGAACGGATCGAAGGCCGCAAAGACTATCCTGACCAGATTGCTATTGAACCATCGCTGATTGTGCGCGAATCGACCGCTAAAGCAACTCCTCGTTCCGGCTAA